TCCCTGGATCTATTTTAAAGAGAAGCTTTATTACAATACCCGTCGACACGGAACTTTGTAAATGAATAGTTACAGTTTCGTTCAGGCCAAATGTCAGGAGAGGCGCGATCTAGTTTTTCAGTACTAAGTAGACTCTGTTCCAAATCTGTATGAATATTTAGATTAAAAGCAGTTAACAACTTGACCAATTGTATACTACTACCTGAAGACGGTTCCTTTTTCGctttcatttttgacattCTATTAGCGTTTGCAAGGAAAGAAACTGCACGAAACTACGCGTAGAGTTTGTTATGTTTGTGTGAGGTAAAAGCTAAAAGTAAGCTGATTGCtttgtattttgtgtttttaggcgttgcaaaattaaacaacaaataacTATTCGCGTTGCCAGACTTTcttagttttttaaatcttaattgCAAAACAGTATGCAAATCattgatttgaatgaaatatcCTATAATTCTGAAATTCCTTTCTTAAATTCAACTTTGAAAGATatcaattaactttttttatattatttcaatATTACCCGACGCATCCCCCCTTATATTTCTGTGGATTTTGATACCCAGAGCCACCTATTGCATTTCTTAACAACCCGGTGTTAAACTCggctttaaaatttttaccgGTGCAGCTGATTTTACCAgataattcctttttttagtttttttcttaataaactAGTTCATACTCTAAATTAAACTGAATTTGGTACACAATATACACTGAAGATCCTGGTATTTTCGACCAGCAACCGTTTGGATAACAGATTGTTCTCAATGTAAGGCAGAATGTTTACAGTGTCCACACGATCGTATCCAAATCAATTAACCAGAGACAACTGAACATTTACCCTTAAACTTAGATCGCATCGACTGGCATCCAGGAAGGATTTATTCAGTGACAGATACTGTATACACCTGCAATTTAATTTGCGAATATTGTAATAGCATTGCCATCCGTTTGACTAGAACCGACtagaaaaacgaattttttaaattgtgcgATGATAAACGAAATCTAATTCTAGTTTCCACTTTCCAGAATGCGACATCGCTTTCGCTGTTGTTTTAATAGCGTGAGcctaatgtaaaaaaaactaaaaaatacgAAGTGTTTAAAAACGCTCGACAGAAACTGCCATAATGtaaaaaggcaacaaaaagaaagaaagagccgggggtttaaaaaaaaaaacttgtttgatCCATTCTGAAATGAAGGAGTGCTTGCTGCCTGGATGTAAAGTATTGGAGGAAAGATAACAATTGACGTCAGCGGTAGCCCATAGTCTCTTCCGGATCATAGCGAACAGGAAACCAAGTCCGGAAGATGACGTTAGCCTTGGTCCCCATTGTTGGGCTCCTATGAAAAGATGGCTATgtacaccagcagcagcagcaactctcccaactcaaatttaaaaagaaggcGCGTGTTCGACCACTCGCCACGGAAATGGAGTAGGCACATATAATGCCGCCGCGCGCGGCCTCCCTTTGCTCTTACTCTTCTCttactcttctctctctctcttgtcacCCAACTTTATACAGCCCTCTGCTCATTTTTCACCGTTCACCAAGCCCATTTCAACTTTGCCTTTATGATGAGTTCGTCCTCTTTATTCCGTTATTTTTACGCTTCATCAAACAATACAAgcttaataaataaataactggCTACCGGTAGTATATAGTGATGCAATGTTTCGACTAGGCTTTTGATGTCGATTCCTTCAGTTTGAGTTGGCCAACACAGTCTAATGCTGATGCGGGTTTTTATTCACTTTCAAAAACTGGCCCtccaatcaaataaataaaaacagttgcttcagtaattcaattattgaaaaatagcCTAACCAGCGCATCATATTTTTATGAAATGGTGTTTGATTTAATCTACATACATATTTAACTGTATTTAGCGATAGAAGtttcaattcttattaagACTCTCGCATATCATCTGTCAGGAAATGAAATGCGGTACTAGGAATATTATTTAACTCTATAAATAGCCCATATTACTTGTGTGTATAATcgctaaataagaaaaacggccATTTTTTCTGGTAAATGCCAAAGTTGATATCCATTGATATTATTCGGAGCGCGGTATGAAAGTGCCAACGGGTCAATAGCAAGAGAGAATGGGCCGTTTCACTGCGCTGTCTATTTAACATGTGTTCCTTATTCCATTACCCGGCGTGCCCGCGACTTTTGAAAGAGCCTTTAGAATGTAGAAAATGGCTTTTGTCGGCCAGTCACTTTTCGGTGGCGTCGTTGACTTTCACACAACGCCATTCTACATCTGTTTATACATAGATATGGCTGTGAAAAGAAGTATTCGACACGGGCCGAGCTAGGAAATCAAAGCCAAATTCCAATGACACGCTTGTCGGACATCCCAACAGATGCGTCTACATACGAGTTACGTGGTTACAGCACCGCAGCgcatcagagaaaagaaatcgattgtCCAATTGTGTAGCGTTTCTAAACCATACATTTGGATCACCATGGTCACATTTCCCTTTCAGACGTCACTACCTTTTGTGGccgatagagaaaaaaaggaaaaaaaggaaaattgaaaaaacccCAGGCCCATTTCGCCTACAAAGAAGTAATGGCTTTCAACAATCTTTGATGTATAATACCTTTAGCGTCCCATAACACTGAAACCGGAAGTCTTTACACAATTACGCTAAACATAGGCGAGACAATCTTTTGCAACGACGTAAGCCCACACACCTTTTTGGTGGTCTGAATATGAATGCTTTCAAATATACAAGGGCGGAAGGTCGATTCTTTGACTTGAGTGAAGTTAAAAAGCCCATCGCTAACGTAATAATATCAATGCAAGAACAATATTTAAGCCAAATCAGTACCGGTAAACAATATGCTGTATTattctgttttcctttttttttttgttccttcaaACATTTGCTGATGAAGCAATAGTGGACATTTCAAAGAAAGAATATTTCATAAGATAACCAGTAATTGAATGAATAGCCATTAACGCAGCCTAATTGCTTCGCAATTGTTAAAGCAAATGCAACAGAGAATAAAAGCTAATTCGTGATTTTTACATTTCGTGATTcgaacatttttaattttttgttgaatcgtttattttgttgtttgaggCTTGTGTACACCTAAGATGCGGTATACCCATTATagtgtttttatttaactgATATGATGCGTTCGTATacattttgtaaaataatcgAGTGCCTGTTTTACTattcaatcaatttgattaccattatttggaaaaacgctaaattccttttgtaaaatgaagaaattaagCGTGGGTCTGGCGTGGGTCCAGTGAGATATGGTTtccaataaattatttgatttgttgtaCAGTTTTTCTCACTGgtctaaaataacaaatgattaAACTGATTTTAAAACTTGCCTCTTTTCCACAATTATAGCCAACGTTATTATATATATCGGCGAAgccttttcttcatttaaccAAAAGAGGTTCCTGAAATGTGAAAAGTGTGTCGCATACCTTGAATTACGTCGACGTTGGTTAATGTCGTGGCTGTCACGATGTGTGACGTGCGATGAGAGTTACATATCCTGACGCGTAGCGTGGCGTGGCGTGGCGTGGCGTGGCTGGAGGACTGTTGGCTGTTGCTCAACTGGATACACTGACAATACAGAATATACAAGGCTTGATGCAGTGTAGCAGTGccttgatttgatttcctcttGTTTCTGTCCGGATTCGGCGAAGACTTTGAGCATATAATAAACGATACGGACCCGTGCATATGCTGCAGAGCTGCTGCAGAGCTGTGGAATCGTCAGGAAGTGAAGTTGGGCCAAGTAATAACCGCTCCAGCTCTTTATCGTTCTCATGTTGCCAGTCAACTGCTTTCCGACCAAAATTTGTTCGTTAGTTGAGTCACGTGACCTATAGGGCGCCCCTCACATTCACGAGagctaccccccccccctccttctcctcctctctctcttcttacCTAACTAACAATATCCCTTTCAATAAAAGCTTTTGACGCTTTTGACTGACTGTCTGAGGGGCGTGAGGGGCTTACGTGCCGTTTTTCGCCTTTCCCTCTTCGCActgtaaatttcatttcgccTTAATGAACCGGTCCTCGTTAAAAGCATTTCAGTTAATCATAACACAACAAGCAACAAATAAATGaagcgaaataataataaatacctttttttaaaaaacaaatttccttaatttaatttacataCAGACTAATCAACACAATtaaggacaaaaaaatttaaactgaCAGACTGGTTCTTATGAAATCATATAGTCGGGGTGGAGAGGCGCAGGTTCTgcatttgttgttgatgtaaCTCTATCAGTTACAACTACTGAGGTACGTTATTCGTCGGTATGTGTCAATTTAAGTCACACTAGCAAATAACTAGGAGTTCAAttctgaaatcaaaaattattgtGTTCCATTCACAACCTCAGCACTTGATcagtcaaaaaaattaataaactgaTAAAACTAAAACAGGTATCAATTGTTTCAATAATACACAATATAAAAACTAGTCTATAAATTAATAGTTCGTtggcagcaacaaaaaaaagaataaaagaaaaaaggaaaaaagttttgaaagcTTTAATCCATTCTGAGCCGGGTATTTTCAATAGAGCTGTGTCGGCCATTGTACCTGCGGTTGAAATTCGAAATCCCTATTAAGGTGATCGGTAATGTTGTTAAACCATCATGCGCCTGGCTAGGCTCTTTTAGAACTGCAGTGATGTCGTATAAGCAGACAGAAGGAGGGACGCACGTCGTCCCCAGCAAATAAATAAGATTCAACACCCCATTGTCAAACGCTATATAGCTGCCTTCCTGCGTTCGATAAGCATCCATCCGCAGCACACTATAGTATACAGTCGCAAACCTTTTCACTCCCCGGCATTACACATTCATTTGATAAAGAATTTAAACCCACATCACGGAGAAAACATTccaataagaaaagaatgaaataaatggGTGGAAGAAAACAGCTCCAAATAATTCGATCAGTTTAGGCCCCACGCCTATAGAGATATAGTCAGTCTGCGGCTCTGGGCAACAGGCAGTATTATTCAATAGTTCCatcaaaacatttcaacatttattttctctataCTATAAGATGTATTTCTATTCTAAACGACTGCGACGACATTTTTGTAGACCAAAGGTCGAGCAGATAGTGTGCCCCATTATGGAACACGAAATAAGAAAGTAGGCTAGTACATACAACACATAATTATATTCAACTTCCGTGTTTGACATCCGTCGGTCGATCTAACTACTCTAAATATCCATATAGCTTATTCCTCATTTTCTTATGGGACCGAATTGTGACGAGAATGTCTTGTGGCGTGTTGTTTCCCGGTGTTTCCGAGTCCAGACTTTTTAAAACTCCAGCCAAAAGCGAAAAGCTGTAAACGGAAAGTTGAAGACGAATGGGAGCGAGACGAGCCATGCAGCGGGGAGATGGGGGGGAATAATGTTGGACGAGCGGTGTTCGCACCCGAGACATATGTGGATTGAAATAAAGGTCTAATCTCTGTCGACGACAATTCAAAGTGAGAATGATTGAACCAATAAGAGAGACCACGAAATCCAGGAACCCCCTCACTGCCGCAACCTCGCCTGTCGTCCAGGACTCCAAGCTGCAGGCTGGGTGGGTTTATAGGGCAACAGCGACTGTTGGATCTGATATTCTGGTTAGACATAAGGCGGGCTTTACTCTTGAATACCCTGTGCAAGTGTCAGCCAAAACAGCGGGGGTTGTGCCCGCGCCCGCAATAGCAATGGCAGTCCGGGGCCGAATAACAGACGCCATCCAGCCATCCAGCCCCATCCAGCCAGCCGCTTCAGTTATATAGTCGCTACTATTTCAGTGTGTACCGGTATAGAGTCTACAGTGGTGGGCTGTGCGCGCTGGGGTCGACAGTCATCAATCCTGCTTAGGTGAAGACACCAAGTCATCTAAAATGCAGCTAGCGAGCCTCCTGCTGTTCCGGCTGCCAACGCCTATATACCATCAACTCCAACCGCTTGTATATACAAAACGCTCCTCTATATTATAGCTGCTATATACAGCTTTTAGATCTAAACgaactgtgtgtgtgcaactctcactctctctttctctcttatttagAAGCGTGAGCCCTTTTATTCGCGGCGCTCGCCAAGTACCTCGACGACCATGGGCGTTGCTGGTTATTAATGGACACTTGCTCGTCCGGCtatctatatacacacacaaagctGTATCCGGTGAAGAGTACACAGTTGAACGGTAACAGAGTTGTTGGCTTCTCTCTTTCCGATACTGTTCCCCTCTATTAGTGCCACGCGGGGGGGATTATTCACACATTTTTATCTTATTCGATCTTattactcattttttttaaatggaattaaaaGTCCTTTGGGGGaggtaaacaaatatttgttattaGGCATGTTAGATCTGTGATAGTTGTGAAATTAAATCGtcaaaacgaaagagaaaaaaaagatttgatgtAACTGATGATGACATAGGGTTCGGTCACATCATTAGGGTAATTTCAAcatgcaaaatttaaaaaaatagataattataaaaaaaaatgtaatttttttttatcatattGCTTGATTTCGACTAACTTAACATAATTGTTAGTTATATAGTTGACCCCATCAAGTGAGCAATAGTTCCTAGGGTTAAAAAGGGATATGAAAAAACTCGGCATTTAAATAAGCCTATCATTACCCAATCTGCGCATACCCTCCAACTAAACGACAAtaaaatcaagtaaaattgaataaattagagATTGGCATGGCAACCAAAGAGAACAACaaatttagagagagagaaaaaatcaatggcATCAACctatctttcctttttttaaaaaattaatctttaTGGCATTCGTGTTATTCTTTCAATATTGCGTTTGTGTGATGTGGAGGGGGAAGTTGGAGATGCGGTAGAAGATTCTTGGCCGCGACTCTgcccatccagcagcagcaatggaGAATATGGTGGAACTGCTCGGCTATCAGGAGTTCGCCGCTTGAGTGAACTCGTCACGGATGAATATACACAGCGGTCATCAGCTTCCTCTATGGCTCCTCCCCAAAAGGCCCAAAAGCACATATTCTCGATCgagtttttgattttcttttttcttttttttcttggtcacATGTACACAGATAAGAAGAACATCGATTGAGTATGTGCATACTATGTATGTAGACTTCATCCGGATCTAGACATCATCATCTCCCCTCAAACACGAccgcaaacattttcttgtatcTTCCCTAATCTCTTCCTATGGCGCGCGCCTTCAGTCGAAATCTGTTTGACCGAAATGTCGATCATGTCAAACGGCAAATATTAGCTGTAACTATATTATTATACGGCATAGACTAGAAAATCAATGACCTATATATATTCCTCCTTATTAATTCGTTGAAATTAACCAATGATTGATCCCAGCTTCTTATTGGTCAACAGTTATTTCTGCTGCCGGGTTGTATATACATTTCTGATTTGGTGTATTTTCCATCAGCTCTCGTGTTACGTGTCAGAAACAGCGCCCACACACATCATTAAGGACATTCGCTCGGGAAATCATGTCATAATATTACTTATCCACTGATATAAATTCGAACGGTTTTACGACAGTAAAGTGATGGCCTATATATGGGGTAGGAGATGTTTAATTCAACATCCTCATTgattttcaatgaatttaCACTATATTATAAACAATACATCTTATATGAATCAAAGTTACATGAATTTGTGTTGGGTACTGACGtactaaattttcaaaaaatgaaattcaataggaaaaaaaaaattccgaaagaaacaaaagtgcCAAAATGAGTAGAAATGCGATTTaacaagaagatgaaaaatgagtcgagaaaaaaaaatgtaatcaaaagtttttcggCACGGCGATAACTTGGCGGTATTTTGTGCCTAATCAAAGCAACCGAGAAGATATTAAAGAATCGATACGTTTGAATGTGAGATCGCACATAAGCTATACACTAAGCCAATaacctttgtttctttttgaaatattaacaTTATGATACGATATTTGTATTGGTACTTTCGTGACAAATTGGAGGGGGGCAGAAATTATTACTCGTGTATTTAAAAATCGAAAGAATCAAAAACTGGgatagtatagtagtagtaataataatatatataataggtgtacggttttgttttttccttgtgGACCATTGCATCACCACCAGCGAGACTGTGTCGGCACAAAGGCCAGGGAGTGGGCCTGCATCAAAGGGATGTTTGAGCCGGGAGGAATGTTTGAGCCTGTTGGTAAAGCGGCCATCGAAtgcgttgctgctgctgctgctgctgctgtcggatGCAGATTCTGTTGGTTGGCCGCCAAAGCTGCTGGTTGCAGTTGCATAGCGGCCGGATCAGCGGCCGCGTTGACTGCTGCCAGCCCATTCAGACCGAATGCGCTGGCCATGTTTAGGCCGGCATTCATATTAAAGGAGATGGCGCTCATGCAAGCAGCTGCCGCAGCTGCCGAATTAGTCAGCGAGCCTGGGAATTCGTGAGATTGAACAGCGCTGGCGGATTTGTCAGCAGGGCCGGCCATGCTGTAGGCACCGGCACCGCCGCCACCCCCGTTGGAGGCCATTGAATGACTCAAAGGGGTGGCCATGCAAGTCCGCCCGTTTCTGACCAGAACCGGGACGGCCACTCTGCGGGCCGGTGCCATCGACTGATGATGCTGCAGATCCTGGACGTTTTTCTCGTGCCGGGCCCGTTTGGTCTTGTAGCGGTGATTCTGGAACCAGATCTTGACTTGCGTCGGGGTCAGGTGAATGAGGTTGGCCAAATGCTCCCGTTCGGGGGCCGACAAGTAGCGCTGCTGGCGGAATCGACGCTCCAGTTCGTAAGTTTGAGCTTTGGAGAAGAGGACGCGTCGCTTGCGTTTCTTATTACTCaggccctgctgctgctgctgctgctgctgctgatggtggtggtggtggtggccatcGGCAGGGTTGTTGGATCGGCCGGGCAACTCCTTTCTCCTCAGCAGGGCCTTTCGCtgatggtcgtcgtcgtcgttgtcgtcgtcgtcgtcggcgtcgGCGTCACTTTCGCTGAGTCCGTCGTCTTGCATGCGGGAGTCGTCGCGCAGATCGTCGCAGCTGCTGTGACTAGCATTGAAAACGTCCAGGTCACTGTCGTCCTCCATTAGGCCGTTGTTGCAGTCGGTGCTGTCCGGGCAGGCGTCGTCCTGGCGCAAATGCAATGAGTTGTGCTGGCCGTCCGTTTTGCAGGCGTTGCCGTGTCCCTCCTGGATGGGCGTCGAGCAAGTCGTGTCGGGACTCAGAGGCGTCGTCATTGTGACGTGGTGATGGCTGGCGTTTTTGGCCAGTCGCGATTCCCACCGACTACTGGCTGCCAGCGAGGAGGCCAGCGACAAGCTTTCGCTGCCGTGTGGGTGGTGATGTGCATGGGCCACTAGCCCGAATGGTCCTAAGCCTAATTCGACCAACAAATGACAATTAACATTTGAATGCTGAATCACATTTATTCCTCCCACTCTCTCCCCTAACGAGCTGTTATTAGAAGAGACCAGATTATTAGACATTTGAATcagaaaaatagtaataatagtATACACCAGGCATTCAATAtagatttgataaaaatagagtaaaaaacaaacaaaaatggaagtaaaagaataaacaggAGGAAAAGGAGAACTTACTTAGGTTTCGATTTGCATTGGCTATGGCCGACGTAGGCCAGCGAGCGGCCAGGCTGTAGAGAAGATCCGTCGGATAGCCAATCGAGTAATCGGCCGTGTGGTAGCGCGGGAACGAACTGCCGTAAGGTCGCAGTTGATTCTCTTCGACCATTTGAAAAGTGGACGAGAACAAGTGGCTGTTGAGGAAACTCGCTTCtatcaagaaatgaaatcacaCATCAATGGacaattacattttatttgtttgtttttgttttttccaaaatctCGTCCAGTTGCTGAAAGATGAACGAGACGTCTTGGATTCACTGGGAATTTGAACGAAAGCTACGACTACCAACTCACTGAGTATAGACACAACTCACTGCTCAAACAATTAGTCCCACttgtttcaaatcaaataactaCAATAATGCTCTTTTTATAAGTGAGGAGccaaaagatttgaaaatacaattttgaaaaatggcatACCATTTGCGGGCGATGATGAAATCGTTTCTGTTGAGGAGCTGGCCGCTTTGACGTTAGGTAAATCGAGAATGTCTTTGACGGTGAAACCCGATGGTTTCGATCCCCCAACGCCCGTCTTCAAGTCCGTCATCCTAATGGCACATTCGTTTCCATTAAATTTCGTTTGGAAAATCAAGCCTCATAACTTAACTATTGCTTGATTGAACCGTCACATCAAATGACATTCAAGTGCTTGAATGAAGCATTTTGAATGCATTATTAGTATGGAAACGTTGTGAAATAACGTCGTAATAAAAATCTGAATGTGGTGTATGAGCTTACTTTTTGGGTCCTTCACTTTTTGAAAGCACCATGGAATCAGCTAAAGAAGTTATCATCGTTTAGGCCAGCACGCCGTCAACGAAATCACTGCTAGCGGTTCTACACGTCTGCTGGATTCACTTTGTTGTATATATCCTCACTGAAGGGGAAAGAGTAGTTCCATGGCGTCAATATAATCTCTGTCCACTTGTGTAATATCGAACAAACTATATGCACAGCTTTGTGCACCGCAGACTTCTTGGCACTTCACGATATCAAGCCCCGAAAAATGTGACCAACTGGGAGAATGAAAGAGGGACCTTGTGTCGGACAAGTTTGGCCGTTGTTTAGTTAAACGAACGAGCAGCTTGGCTCCATCCAAAGTGACGAGTATATCGGCGCGTGCGTCCGGTGATGCTCTGCTGCGTCTCGTTTCCACTCGTATCGGATACCG
The sequence above is a segment of the Daphnia pulex isolate KAP4 chromosome 11, ASM2113471v1 genome. Coding sequences within it:
- the LOC124207580 gene encoding homeobox protein Nkx-2.3-like — its product is MITSLADSMVLSKSEGPKKMTDLKTGVGGSKPSGFTVKDILDLPNVKAASSSTETISSSPANEASFLNSHLFSSTFQMVEENQLRPYGSSFPRYHTADYSIGYPTDLLYSLAARWPTSAIANANRNLSLGPFGLVAHAHHHPHGSESLSLASSLAASSRWESRLAKNASHHHVTMTTPLSPDTTCSTPIQEGHGNACKTDGQHNSLHLRQDDACPDSTDCNNGLMEDDSDLDVFNASHSSCDDLRDDSRMQDDGLSESDADADDDDDNDDDDHQRKALLRRKELPGRSNNPADGHHHHHHQQQQQQQQQGLSNKKRKRRVLFSKAQTYELERRFRQQRYLSAPEREHLANLIHLTPTQVKIWFQNHRYKTKRARHEKNVQDLQHHQSMAPARRVAVPVLVRNGRTCMATPLSHSMASNGGGGGAGAYSMAGPADKSASAVQSHEFPGSLTNSAAAAAACMSAISFNMNAGLNMASAFGLNGLAAVNAAADPAAMQLQPAALAANQQNLHPTAAAAAAATHSMAALPTGSNIPPGSNIPLMQAHSLAFVPTQSRWW